The genomic interval GACCGAAATACTCCATTTAAAAAGTTCCCAAAAACGTAACATACTATGAACTATATTTCAAGTACAGTATAATCAGAACACAGTATAACACCaaatgaaggaaaatatcgatACCCGCTTGACCCTATACCCTTATCACGGCAaactatttgtaataaataaacttgtagtcaatataataattaagtaattgttTGTTGTGTGAGATTTAAATAAGAGAAAGTGAGACGGACAATAGTTGTTTACTTGTATATAAGGACGTCGTTAGTTAAGTTATCAGTAATTGAGAGTTGAAAGGATCATATTGCTTTGTAAACTATTTGATTTGTGCGAAAATAACAATGGAAATATTGTGAATgatcatgtattttttaagaacAGTTTCGAAAAACATTTATCGTAATCTTtgaacaagttttttacaaaagtgtCATTTTttccacaagcttttattaacaTCACAAATATCTTGTGGCGTtcaacgcctgacaaaaaacccatgtcgggtgttgtaaaccgttgaggagttaaATCATTAGGAGCCGATCCAGGATGCACTATCAGGTCaagcttatcataataatgcattgtcatggaaactgaagcgacttGGGAAATCTCAACTGTGTAGGACAACAGGAATTAGGAGAAATccaacttgcaagatttgattacagacagacgagcaaacatcgggacaggtgaaactacataaaagcttgtaaaagtAATAGGATTTTCGTTTGAGAAAAATCAACCGaaatcaataaatcatttacAGGCTTGGTGTGAAGCCTACCTCAGGCACTATTCTCTCACAATTTCCAAACTATCACATGTAGGTTAGTATTAAGAATAATCTGCAAAATTGTgctgagaaaaataaaagaaagattttttattgcgtgtttgctttttatattcttcttaGCATGTCGACTCGGCGAAGGAATCACATTAGTGAAGGCCACCGATACAGCATTATCTGTGGCGTCATACAGATCCTTCACcgctttttttataaacatttagttCTCTGGTTAGGCTTGAAGtagtttttctttgtgttGTCCCCCCTCTCTCTTTTCAGTATTAGACATTGAAAGAACGGTACTATACAAGAAGAACAAGAATTCTAATACTATTCCGAGGCTAATCAGAGGACAATacgtttttgttaataaaggGGCATGTAAAGACAACATGTGTGtcgtgtttatatttttgctgccacgtttatattttaggtaggTAACGTTATAAACTTCATTTCATTCTTCCTCCCTctcaattataaatgtaaatttaattttgcctCATTTTACAGAAAAATGTCTGCgttaaaacagaaaaatatacaatggacaaataaagacaatatttttcaaaatgacaatatacataaagagttttatatcttatatctattccaaatttaaattcaaattcaaattatttattcagaaattagaccttcacaggcactttttctcgtcattttttatatttatagttatttctcacaagctacaaactactggcatttaggcttcttttaatatatgtataagacctatatttgttaattgacgtttttggagaaaaggctgcggtgaagtttgttgcgccgcttcttcttcacctgcgctttggaagccggcagtggacttagtttaagtaattttttgacgtcaataagtgatgcatatcatcctaaattgaataaagaattttgaattttaatttaagatcGCGTCAGCTACATCAAGACCACGAGTATCGTCATGTTTGTGTGTAAACACATAATTAGCAGGTGATAAAAAATGAACGAGACAGCGTGGACCGCGGAATTAGGTCACAGTTTAGGCGGGAAAAGCGTGTCGTCTTGGCGGGAGGCCAGGTAGCGGGAATAAAATGGCGACGACCCGTGCTGAGACGACGTGTCACACTGCTTGTTATTTAGTTTCCCCATTGTTGAAAAGGTTACACATTCCTGGGAAATATATCTCTAAAATTAATGAGGACACTCTGAGATACCTAccgaaatttacatttaaacaaaaaaaagtttactcaaaattttcgattttattCTACTTTTACGTTTTACGCCAAAAGTACGCCTATTTTCGTATGTTCGGAAAAGAAACGTAACGATATGAAGACAAAAAATTTGTTGAGTTAATTCCAAGCCAGTGCGCATCAACAATCGGAAAATAAACGGATAAACgacaataacaaaacaaaataacttacACGTCGTTTATAAAATGGCAGATGGTTCCGATCGGGCATCTCACATTTCTACACACAATCCGTCCACGTCACTATACCACTACACACCACACTCGGGAGCCTATTGGGAAGCTTCAAGGTCGGCAAGAGTTAGCTTCGATCCAACGGCTAGTAACACTATAAATGTGATATAGGAACAATACACGATTGttttggtaaattaaaaaaataacctaaaatcCACATGTGTCTAAGAGCAAGTATAAAAACTGTTGGAACCTTGCTCTATTTGAGATGAGCACTGGGGAGTGGTGGTATATTAATGGTGTACATTCTGAGAGCTGGCCGATGGCCAATGACGAGCTTCCGCGCGAGGATAACCAACGCTTATGATTAAGTGCTATTTATGTTCGGAAATTTCACATAGtgtcaatataataaactttatgcaCTACGGTCAATTTGATTAGTGggaaattacaaaatgtttcttcctcagccttAGAGCGTCGTCCAGGGTTcattttcctacttttcttCTGCACTTCACACTGTTTTTGGCACCATTAGAAGTCATGCCATTTTTAACCCCccacgcaaaaagaggggtgttataagtgtaactgtggtctgtggcatcgtagctcccaaacggattttcgtttagtttttttttttgtgtcatagatagttttatcccgagtgttcttagccatgtttcatgaaaatcggttcggcgGTTCAAAAgatgtagcgaaatgaatattgaaagtcgggggttttttaatttgtctaacaagtAATTATTTCTACTAGGCCCGGAGAGGAgccttattataaaatatatattgtcatAAACGTTACGATAGAATATACCTTTCTACAAACTTTCATGGACCACATTAAAAGGACTATGATACAGACTCAAGATTCACAAGACCTTTGTTAAAAGAGAAGAACTTGTTAAAATGtgttactttattttctcCGTGTACTAAAGTACTATCAAATCTATTAAGagctgaatatttatttacatatatacaaatgtGTGTACATTTGAGCATACATGataatttacacaaaatataggTGAAGATATAACTAGATTGATTCCCGTTGCGCACTCGACATGGTAATTTATATCGCCATAAAATGGTTTATGGATCTCAATGTGGTTATATGTGTTAAATATAACCACATTGAGATCCATAAaccattttaatataagtttaCTCTTTATCAGATGCCCTTATATTTCCAGCCTATGAGAATATACTTTTCACCACATACTCATGTAATGGCTGGATGTAAGCCGCGTTAAATTAGATACTATAGTAGAACCGCCTAAATGAGTCCTCGCCCGCGGAGTACAAGGGGCGCGGGGGTACGACGACGAAGGGGAACGAAAGAGGTGCGGGCGGCGGTCGAGCGTAGCGTGTAATACAAGAGGCGAAATGTTACTGGACATTTCTTGAGATATGTGAAGTCATAGTGGTTAGCGGCAAACAggtgaagatttttattaaaaaattaataatggctatacaaaatttgaatgaaacaactGTAAACTATACAACGTGTTCCTTTTGTTATCCCATATCTCCATGGTATCAACGAGACCACGTACATGAATTAAATAGCATAAGCATTTTtcgattattgttattttcaaatttttatttttcatacaaaacaattcgataaaaatgtgattttatgatatataggtatgatatgtaggtaaaaaaaaggtaataaagttatgtatgtaatatttatttatgcaaaatttatcaaaattataaatcaatcactTATGTCCATAATATCAGTATCACTGGAACTTGATTCTTCACTTTCGAAACAGCCATCATCAGAATCATCAGAATCGTCTtgcacattaataataaaatcaacaacttCATCTAGTGCTCCATCATGTTTGCAATATTCGTCTTCGATTTTAATCACGTGTTTAACACAATTCTCCCATTTCTCTTTGGGATATTCAGCAAATAATCTctctaatatttcttttttctggtCCAAATTAGAGTCGATACTTTTTTGTGCTAATTGTCCTTTGATATCACCCCAGACCAACTCAATGGGGACCAACTCAGGTCTGGGTGATATGGAGGCAAACGCAATACTTCGTGTCCGTTTCTTTTCAATACCtcgtcaattttgtaaatatcttctgtgaaatggcttttaattaatttatataagtcaTCTTTTCTAAGTTTTTCATCAAAAGGCACGTTATGTCGTCGTAGCCATTCTTGCATAGTTGGCTTGGTAGAAGCCATAGTTGGCTTTTTCTCTTCTCGAACCGAATGATAAGCTGCGTTGTCCATTACTATGACAGAATTTTGCGGTATATTAGGCATGAGCTTTTCATTTATCCATTTACTGAAATTTGCGAAATTCATAGAATCGTGATAATCACCTGTTTTACATTTGGATTTGAATATCACAAGGGCTCCGTCTACAAATCCAATTTGACCTCCACAATGTACGATGATCAAACGGTCCCCTTTACCAATATGAGATAGAACGCCAAGTTCATCCTTTGATTGCCAACATTTTGAAACGTTATGAGACGCGTTTACATAAGTTTCGtcaaggtataaaatatgtcttctttctctacgatattttttaatagtatttaggtatttccACCTCCACGATGTGATATTTGGCTGTTCGATAAGGAGTTTCCTTTTAGATCcgcatttcttaaatttaaaacctagATCATGTAATAATAGCCTTAAATATTCCCTGCCGCAGTGTAATATATTCTCTTCTCTAAGTACAGCGTTCAAAGTTTTcagagtaggtatttttttgaaaattgtgtaaaactgAGTGACTTTTCTTCTTACCACTCCTTTTGTGAAATCGTCTATTTCCACTCTTTTTCTACGAACCTGTTTTGGTTTTCTTGGTGATTTAAATCTCTCGTTGTCATTTAATGCTTTCCCTTGTTGTACAATTCTAGATACAGTCTTTTCTGATAATCCAGTAACTTCtgctacagttttatttaaaggtataTCTTGTTTATATTCATCAGAATTTGGGtcgagtttcttttttctaaaatattcatatacgtTAAACGCCATTTGTTTGCACTGACTATTAATTCTATGTCCGAAAACATTTCGACTCATCTTGAGAATGTAATCTCATGTATAACTTTCACAAGGCGTCCGCAACTGTCAACACGTGTGATCGCTAACCGCGTAGCGAGCGAACTGAGTTTTTACAAGAATGCGCCCGCCGCCCGCACCTCTCTCGGTCCCCTTTGTCGTCGTACCCCCGCGCCCCTTGTACTCCGCGGGCGAGGACTCATTTAGGCGGTTCTACTATAAgcataaatgtaaaatacaaaagtttatcTAAAGCAAAAAAGTCTTCGTCTAACCAGCTTATAAGTGGCCAGTAATTTTATAggccaatatatttttttttacaataacataataattacctGTATTTGTTCTTGCAACTGTTGCGCCACTTCCTTCCTGACTTCATCGAGCCTTCTCTCAATCTCTGCCTCCCTTTTCTGCCCATCAGCCAATCAGCGTGAGCCCCGATTCAACCAGCCAATCAGCGACCGCACCACCATTCCAGCAGCCAATCAGAAGAGAGCCAGGCGTCCGTTAGTCACACACGGTTGGTTAGTCGCATTCCATGCATGCAGGAGAGAGTTTGATATTAGATAGGTATTTACAGAAGGTGAATATGagctttatatataattttttcattgtgTGGGGGTATATTTGAGTTGTGAATTAGTTGTTAATTAAGATTACTTGGATTAAATACTGTGACATAGGAAAGTATGTGCTGGGTTTTCGACTACAATCATACACAATATCTATCGTTagaaggaaaacattttaacgTAGAGTTTAAAGTTAgagaagtatttattaatacaaatattacttatCGACATAAATATACTAAGTTTACCACTCTTCCGTTTGACAAAACGCAACAAAAAAGCTGAGCCATtgtaacatttgtattttgtcaAATATGATACATAACAGAAGAGAGGTGTTGAGTACTTTACTTATAGTGAGAAGATTGGAATGCACATACATCtgtgataattattttcaatttataaagataaatacaTGTTATGTACTATTCTagctaaaatattaacttgCTTACTTGAATTTTTGTTCCGCAAAAAAATAGTTCTCAAGAAATCCTAAAACGGTttttctcaaataaaaaaattaacttcgTAATTTGAAgggaatttgaataataaaattgccatacaaatttcaaatggCGTGTATGTACAATGCATGAGGCACCGCGAGCCACCGTAAGCTTTGTATGAATGGAACGAATGATTTGAATGATTTCTCATCCCCTGCATGCAAAATTTTGTTacctacacacacatacacaccgAGAAAAAACACAATGGTTTTTATCTAACCAATTTAAAAACACAGATTAATATCATGCTTAAATAATTgttctaatttataaaactgttttaaaatatagaagaaataatattatgggcttttaaatgttacataattatactAACAGAGTATTATCCTCAAATTATTGTTTCATACTCACAATACCAAATTATAATGCCTTGTTTACATAAACTTAGCAATCGTGAACTTAACAcgttcattttatatttagaacgtataattaaatacatatatgccCCAAGAGGGTTAACTCTattaataactacatatagtacatatttttattagattagtTAGAGAACTAAGTTTATGTAAACACAGCATAACATGGTATATATAGCTGACCTTTTCTAGTTCCAAGTCGATATCTTGCTGGTATATAACATTCCCGTCAGAGTTCTCCGAGGTTTGTATGTGGGCTTTTAACTGAGTTAtctgaaaataacaaaaatctaaCTTACTGAAAGTCACTGACACTTTTACCCCACTTGTAGTGGTGGTggttcattgaaaagtgagctttaagGCGTTCTCTGTAGACTTGTATTACATTGACTTGATTGAGGGTTggcaaacattatttttatttaaatgaaacacCGAAATCCGCGATTGTTTATTAAACGCAGCCTGTCCAAAAATGTGCGCATGATCATAATGTGTTTTATACCTGCCTGTAAATTAGGAAAGTTCTAGTTAAAATGATGAGCTACACACCTGCTCCTCCAGCGAAGCTATGGTCTCCTGGTGCCGCCGCTGCAAATCATTGACGTAAGCTAAGTGTTCCACCTTGAGATCCTCTATTTGCTGTTCATACTTCTTGCATGTTTGCTTCAGGGCTTGCTCCAGAGGGGTAGACTGgggaattataaatattatcttagACATTGTTAACaagtttttgataaaaattttatttttgccgaTTTTATTAACGTCAGGGGGAGACCTTGTTGCATTAAACgagtgcaaaaaaaaaacatggccGTGCATTAAACTGTTGAATTCCCTtgtcgggagccgatcctgggtgcaccatcaggccatgcttataataataatgcttgGTCGTGGAAACTGAAAGTGACATggaaaaatgcgaaagtttgtgttctGTGAGGTCCAACTGGTTAATTTATGTTCACAAGTTATCGGTCAAATTAACATTAGAGTTAAACACTAAAAAGTAAAGAGTTATTCCTAactaaatgcaaaagtaagtttctttgttacctcttcacgctctatctactcaaccaatcttcttgaaattttgcatacatgtagtttgaagtatggagaaggactttacctttcatcccggaaaaacaactgtttccgtgggaaattcacgtggGTGAAGCTGCGGCAAAAGCTAtgattcaaaataataatgtcaaaatgtacttacttctttcatatttattttacagtaaaaGATAAAGATTTAAACGTTATTTTCtgctttgttttttaattgtttgtatatttactgCACACCCTGCAATATATCATATATCAACTGTTGCTGAAAGCTCACAATCGATAATTCAACAACCTGTtactattttatcaatattcaaATGATAAGGGCTATGGAAGGTAAAGCAAATAAGAACTAATGCATGTGCTGTCACCTCATAAAGTTGCacaattagtatattttaactgAACGAGAATTGTGCTGAATGTAATATTGTAGTAAAAATGGTGagccaattaaaataaataaaaaaaaatacttcaggAGTATACTGTGGAGTGTGTGTGATGTTTGTTACACAATCgcgaaaattttacagaacTGATTACAAGAAATTTAGTAAACCTGAAATAGCGCAATGGGAGCCTTTTACCCCGACAACCCGGAGCgcaactataataaatattatacacgattatatcataataatcaaccaatgATATTGTAAtcgttttctctgtctacggaTACAAACCTCGAGAGACAAGGACGGGAGATCGgcgctgcgcgcgcgccggcGCCAGTCGCCGCCCGCGTCCGGCGCCTCCAGCGACGGAGACGCGCACGCGCGCCCGCGCCACACTTCTTCAGAGTAACTGCACGAGAACAAATACGAGTTCgagtgtatatatttattgtaaaacaagatttaataatgatatgataaaaattgctgccttttaaaatatttaaagtttccATACTCCATTCCTAATGGCAATCAAGAgtcatcaacaaaaatatttatttagatgttTCTTATCACTACAATGAGTCCCAAATTCATTATCTTAATAATGAGTAGATAGATTTTGAACACTTACCTCCTTTTCGGCCTTGTTAgcgaaagaaaattatttacagttaGTAATTagtgtatgtaaaatataaataaaaaacaatatccaAGAAACCATACCTCCTCTCCATATCAGAACATTTCTTCTCAAAATATGTCCTCAAATTCTCCATTTCTTTCTCATGTTTAACAGCAAGTTCCTCTCTCAGGACGTCGATATCAGTGTTACCGGCCTTGACGGATGCCAACAGCTCCCTGAGTCTTCTTGTCTCCACGGAATAAGCCTGCTTGTCCTGCTGTATTTGAGCTTCCAACTCCTTAATTTCTGTATCCGATTCTAAACGGATCTTACCAATTTCATCACACAAAACCTGGATCACACTTTCCCTAAGTTTATTCCGTAAATTCTCCTCAATATACTcatcaaatttattcataaccaATGTCAATTTACTCTCAAATCCAGTCTGGAAGTCTTCAGATGATCCGGACGACTTCAAATCAGATTTGGAATAATTTACAGTGATTTCCTCATGATCCATATctttttcaccattagaactTTGTAACGATGATCCTCCACTCATTAACGCAGAATAGAATTTTGTACTGTCATCCTTCACCATGGTCTGGTACTTCATGAAGTCAGATAACTGTCCTTTGACTGTGTCATGGTCTGACTGAGACATTTCTCCTAGGATATGTTGTAAATTCTGGACCTCATTTACTAAGTGTTCATTCTCAAGTTTGAATTCATCGCGCTCCCGAACCGACCTCTGCAATGAGACGGTCAGGTCTTCGATTAGTTCGTCGCGTTGTGTGATAGCGTCTTCGAAGTGCACAAGCTGAAAGACAGATAGCATTCAGTACATCGAACACAGAAGCAGGCACAAGCAAGATGTGCTATAGTAACATTTGCTTGTTGCGAAAAAACTTACAATAGACAttgctttttgaaaaaaatccaagcataataaaattgttttgatcAGCTGAGCAAAGTATCAATCCAATGACAGTGatagataaaaatcaaaacagaACTCAAATATTCTAAATCAAGAGAAACCGCCACAGACGCGGCGCTACAGTCGCTGACAACAAAATGCGGCCATCAGTTATGGACAGTTCCCTTCATTGTCACCAAACTTCTTTCGTGGCGCGGCGGGCTCTATGCTCCTCACATAGAACCTCATTGCATCAATGGTATGAGAAAATAGTGGCTCATAAAATGTTAAGTAAATTAGTAATTATAGTTAGTAGACAAAACATACcattattttgcaaatttcTATGAATCTATATCAAACATaatactacaaaaaatatgtgtacctacttattacaTACACAGAAATAAACAGACacaccaataaatatttattaactgaaAACCAATGAGAAACAAGTATTTATAGCTCCAATATAACTGAAGAGTTATGTGCtcaatacaaacatacaatacTTGGTAATATATTCATAGACCAGAACATGCAATCTGTGAACCATGAGGACATAGCATGCTATGGGTGCAAGTAGCAGGGTTAGTATGCATAGGAGAGACAACACACACAGCAGGTACGCACACAAGCACAACCCGTGAGCAACAATCAGTACCTTTTCGTGATATGCCTcgcaaattgttttataatctgttGTCAAGGTACTCAGTGATACATCATCCGGTGCTAATGATTTCTGAGGTGTCAATGATGGATCTTTAACAGTCTCTTTTTCCTTTGCATCATCATCTACTACAATTTCCTCGACCAACAAGTCATTCTGCTCTATCTTGTCACTTGACAAGCTTTTATCAGATGTGGATGATTCCAAAGACTTTTCTGGAGAAGGCTCCTTCGATTGCTGTTCACCAAAGTCAAAAATCTCTTCAACTTTAACACTGTCCCCAGTACCCACTAGAAAAGGAGATAAGAGCTTTGGGAAAACTGGAATTGGTTCTATGTTAGCTCCAATAACTGTGCTCCCTTC from Plodia interpunctella isolate USDA-ARS_2022_Savannah chromosome 14, ilPloInte3.2, whole genome shotgun sequence carries:
- the LOC135309844 gene encoding uncharacterized protein LOC135309844, translating into MSRNVFGHRINSQCKQMAFNVYEYFRKKKLDPNSDEYKQDIPLNKTVAEVTGLSEKTVSRIVQQGKALNDNERFKSPRKPKQVRRKRVEIDDFTKGVVRRKVTQFYTIFKKIPTLKTLNAVLREENILHCGREYLRLLLHDLGFKFKKCGSKRKLLIEQPNITSWRWKYLNTIKKYRRERRHILYLDETYVNASHNVSKCWQSKDELGVLSHIGKGDRLIIVHCGGQIGFVDGALVIFKSKCKTGDYHDSMNFANFSKWINEKLMPNIPQNSVIVMDNAAYHSVREEKKPTMASTKPTMQEWLRRHNVPFDEKLRKDDLYKLIKSHFTEDIYKIDEVLKRNGHEVLRLPPYHPDLSWSPLSWSGKKEILERLFAEYPKEKWENCVKHVIKIEDEYCKHDGALDEVVDFIINVQDDSDDSDDGCFESEESSSSDTDIMDISD